The proteins below are encoded in one region of Arthrobacter sp. CJ23:
- a CDS encoding LacI family DNA-binding transcriptional regulator, with translation MTRPGFRSGPTMHDVAAAAGVSQATVSLVLNDAGGARFSEETRQRVHQAAVQLGYRTNAHAKVLRDGVAGMIGFVGDSVATTPFAGKIIEGAQARAWEAGLLLLTVNTAGDRDLEAASLEAMLSYKVAGVVYASMFHRIVDVPPVLGEVPAVVLNSQDRAGRFPSIAPSEELGGYTATRTLIDAGHRRIAFINIGRVEDGLPAVVGRLAGYRRALEEAGLPALPALYKTGDGHEDGGYRNTLELMAGPTPPTAIFCGNDRTAWGAYQALATLGLGIPGDVSVVGFDNQESLAPHLRPGLTTLELPLLEMGRRAVELILDGAEATGRTELLECPLIERDSVGPPAHLPNQRTGTA, from the coding sequence ATGACCCGCCCAGGCTTCAGGTCCGGCCCCACGATGCACGACGTCGCGGCCGCTGCCGGGGTTTCGCAGGCCACGGTCTCGCTGGTCCTCAACGACGCCGGCGGGGCCCGGTTCTCGGAGGAAACCCGCCAACGCGTGCACCAGGCCGCGGTCCAACTGGGCTACCGGACCAACGCCCACGCCAAGGTCCTGCGCGACGGCGTGGCCGGGATGATCGGCTTCGTGGGCGACTCCGTGGCAACCACGCCCTTCGCCGGCAAGATCATCGAGGGCGCCCAGGCCCGGGCCTGGGAAGCCGGCCTGCTGCTGCTCACGGTGAACACGGCGGGCGACCGGGACCTCGAAGCCGCGTCGCTGGAGGCCATGCTCTCCTACAAGGTGGCCGGGGTGGTCTACGCGTCCATGTTCCACCGCATCGTGGACGTGCCGCCCGTCCTGGGTGAGGTCCCCGCCGTCGTGCTCAACTCGCAGGACCGCGCCGGACGCTTCCCCAGCATCGCCCCTTCGGAGGAGCTGGGCGGTTACACCGCCACCCGGACGCTCATCGACGCCGGCCACCGCCGGATTGCCTTCATCAACATCGGGCGCGTCGAGGATGGGCTGCCGGCCGTCGTCGGGCGCCTTGCAGGGTACCGCCGCGCGCTCGAGGAGGCCGGGCTGCCCGCCCTGCCCGCGCTGTACAAGACCGGCGACGGGCACGAGGACGGCGGCTACCGCAACACCCTGGAACTCATGGCCGGGCCCACCCCGCCCACGGCCATTTTCTGCGGCAACGACCGCACGGCCTGGGGAGCCTACCAGGCGCTCGCCACGCTGGGCCTGGGCATCCCCGGCGACGTCTCCGTGGTGGGTTTCGACAACCAGGAATCCCTGGCACCGCACCTGCGGCCGGGCCTGACCACCCTGGAACTGCCCCTCCTGGAGATGGGGCGCCGGGCCGTTGAGCTGATCCTCGACGGCGCAGAGGCCACCGGCCGCACCGAACTTCTGGAATGCCCGCTGATCGAACGCGATTCCGTGGGCCCGCCAGCGCACCTCCCCAACCAACGAACAGGAACCGCATGA
- a CDS encoding MBL fold metallo-hydrolase: protein MLKQVAEGVLVHESEFIQSNSIVVQGRDGVLLIDPGITGDEMAALASELRELGQPVVAGFSTHPDWDHVLWHANFGDAPRYGTARCAASIQDLLSNVDWKARVAEVLPPEYAEDIPMDLLGLITGLPAGTAQIPWEGPKVRIIEHQAHAPGHAALLIEERGVLVAGDMLSDILMPFLDLEATDPLEDYLAALRLLESVAGDVDVVIPGHGSVGGAEQLRARITQDRAYVQNLRDGGVTNDPRVGPSATLDWLADVHEWQLQQLAQKERDGTPG, encoded by the coding sequence ATGCTGAAGCAAGTCGCTGAGGGCGTTCTAGTTCACGAGAGCGAGTTCATCCAGAGCAATTCCATTGTGGTCCAGGGCCGGGACGGTGTGTTGCTCATCGACCCCGGCATAACGGGCGACGAAATGGCGGCCCTCGCGAGCGAGCTTCGCGAGTTGGGCCAGCCCGTCGTCGCAGGCTTCTCGACGCATCCCGATTGGGACCACGTTCTCTGGCACGCGAACTTCGGCGACGCGCCCCGTTACGGTACAGCCCGCTGCGCGGCCTCTATCCAAGACCTGCTGTCGAATGTGGACTGGAAGGCCCGCGTTGCCGAGGTACTACCGCCGGAGTACGCCGAGGATATCCCGATGGATCTGCTCGGTCTCATCACCGGCCTGCCCGCCGGTACTGCGCAGATTCCTTGGGAGGGCCCCAAAGTCCGGATCATCGAGCATCAGGCCCACGCCCCGGGCCATGCGGCGCTGTTGATCGAGGAGCGCGGCGTCCTGGTTGCCGGCGACATGCTTTCTGACATCCTGATGCCGTTCCTCGACCTGGAGGCCACGGACCCGCTCGAGGACTACCTCGCCGCGCTGCGGCTGCTCGAGAGCGTGGCCGGCGACGTTGATGTGGTCATCCCCGGCCACGGCTCAGTAGGCGGAGCTGAGCAGCTACGAGCACGAATCACACAAGATCGCGCGTACGTGCAGAACCTGCGAGACGGCGGTGTTACCAACGACCCGCGGGTCGGCCCATCGGCCACATTGGATTGGCTGGCCGACGTGCATGAATGGCAACTACAGCAGCTCGCTCAGAAGGAGCGCGACGGAACGCCCGGCTAG
- a CDS encoding carbohydrate kinase, whose product MTATPTSAPEPLDVVVVGEALIDIVHSPEGQREYPGGSPANVAYGLGRLDVKAGLLTAVGRDARGQAIAAHLESAGVVLLPGSQSLARTATATADIAADGSAEYTFEIEWDLAPIALPYAPKVLHTGSIATFLAPGASVVKSLLEQAQGGCMVTYDPNIRTDLLGSHHEALGIFEELVPLTDVVKMSDDDARWLYPGKDLEDTARHILGLGADLCVVTRGSEGSLMATPGMQLNVPAIPSVVADTIGAGDSYMSALILGLLLRGSDGLAPTVLERIGTTASMAASITVGRPGANPPTHRELLAGMAR is encoded by the coding sequence ATGACCGCCACCCCAACTTCCGCGCCCGAGCCCCTCGACGTCGTCGTGGTGGGCGAGGCACTGATCGACATCGTGCACAGCCCCGAAGGCCAGCGGGAGTACCCCGGTGGCTCCCCGGCCAACGTGGCCTACGGACTCGGCCGCCTGGACGTCAAGGCCGGGCTGCTCACCGCCGTTGGGCGCGACGCCCGCGGCCAGGCGATCGCCGCCCACCTGGAAAGCGCCGGCGTGGTGCTGCTTCCCGGCTCGCAGTCGCTGGCCCGGACGGCGACGGCGACGGCGGACATCGCCGCGGACGGTTCGGCCGAGTACACCTTCGAGATCGAATGGGACCTGGCCCCCATCGCCCTGCCATACGCCCCCAAGGTGCTCCACACGGGCTCGATCGCCACATTCCTGGCCCCCGGCGCCAGCGTGGTCAAGAGCCTCCTGGAGCAGGCGCAGGGCGGCTGCATGGTCACCTACGACCCCAACATCCGCACGGACCTGCTCGGCAGCCACCACGAGGCGCTGGGGATCTTCGAGGAGCTCGTGCCGCTCACCGACGTCGTGAAAATGAGCGACGACGACGCCCGCTGGCTGTACCCGGGCAAGGACCTTGAGGACACGGCCAGGCACATCCTCGGCCTCGGTGCGGACCTGTGCGTGGTGACCCGCGGCTCGGAAGGCTCGCTCATGGCCACGCCGGGCATGCAGCTTAACGTCCCGGCCATCCCGTCCGTGGTGGCAGACACCATCGGCGCCGGCGACTCCTACATGTCCGCGCTGATCCTCGGCCTGCTGCTGCGCGGCAGCGACGGCCTCGCCCCCACGGTCCTGGAACGGATCGGCACCACTGCCTCCATGGCCGCATCCATCACCGTGGGCCGGCCCGGGGCGAACCCGCCCACGCACCGGGAACTGCTCGCAGGGATGGCCAGGTAG
- a CDS encoding GNAT family N-acetyltransferase, whose translation MTIFRAGPEHAEIAGRLLYDFNSEFETPTPEAAEFTRRFTQLLERDDVMVLLSGNVLDPTGFAFLTLRPTPYSDGPLAQLEELYVRPELRGSGIGTALLQEIDARVREVGCEEIHINVDEIDHDTRRFYERHGFVNIQPGEDYRMLCYLREL comes from the coding sequence ATGACAATCTTCCGGGCCGGACCCGAGCACGCCGAGATTGCAGGCCGGCTACTCTATGATTTCAACTCTGAATTCGAAACTCCGACTCCGGAAGCTGCCGAGTTCACGCGCCGCTTCACGCAACTGCTGGAACGCGACGACGTCATGGTGCTTCTGTCCGGCAATGTGCTGGATCCCACGGGGTTCGCCTTCCTGACGCTACGTCCGACCCCGTATTCCGACGGTCCACTCGCGCAACTCGAGGAACTCTATGTCAGACCTGAGCTGCGCGGCTCAGGCATCGGAACCGCCCTGCTGCAGGAGATTGACGCAAGGGTGCGCGAGGTCGGCTGCGAGGAGATCCACATCAACGTCGACGAGATCGACCATGACACGCGTCGCTTCTACGAGCGTCACGGCTTCGTCAACATCCAGCCGGGCGAAGACTATCGAATGCTCTGCTACCTCCGCGAGCTCTGA